A section of the Triticum dicoccoides isolate Atlit2015 ecotype Zavitan chromosome 7A, WEW_v2.0, whole genome shotgun sequence genome encodes:
- the LOC119332504 gene encoding glutathione S-transferase 1-like has protein sequence MEPVVKVYGPAMSWNIARVLVSLEESGVNYELVAVDFAAAEHKSPAHLGRNAFGQVPVLEDGDFCLWESRAITKYICRKYKPELLGVGNLEGSAMVDVWLEVEAHQYRPLIEAILMEVRIRPIFGQRVDERAVEENIDKLKKVLDVYESRLSSSKYLAGDFISLADLNHVSTMLCLGITIYISVLDMYPHVRAWWDDLKGRPAARKVSDLMHMSVKNDLK, from the exons ATGGAGCCCGTCGTGAAGGTGTACGGGCCGGCCATGTCTTGGAACATAGCCAGGGTCCTTGTGAGCCTGGAGGAGTCCGGCGTCAACTACGAGCTCGTCGCCGTCGACTTCGCCGCGGCCGAGCACAAGAGCCCCGCCCACCTCGGCAGGAAC GCGTTCGGTCAGGTCCCAGTTTTGGAGGACGGTGACTTTTGCCTCTGGG AGTCGCGCGCAATCACGAAATATATATGCCGAAAGTACAAACCTGAGCTCCTTGGGGTTGGCAATCTCGAGGGATCAGCAATGGTCGATGTGTGGCTGGAGGTGGAGGCCCACCAATACCGTCCTCTCATAGAGGCTATTCTTATGGAGGTCAGGATCCGGCCAATTTTCGGGCAAAGGGTTGATGAGAGGGCCGTCGAGGAGAACATTGATAAGCTGAAGAAGGTGTTGGATGTGTATGAGTCCAGATTGTCGAGCTCCAAGTACCTAGCTGGAGATTTCATCAGCCTCGCCGACCTCAACCATGTCTCCACCATGCTTTGCCTAGGGATCACTATATACATATCGGTGCTCGACATGTACCCGCATGTAAGGGCCTGGTGGGATGACCTGAAGGGCAGGCCAGCGGCGAGGAAGGTGTCGGATCTAATGCACATGTCCGTGAAGAATGATCTAAAATGA
- the LOC119327901 gene encoding transmembrane protein 230-like: protein MAYVDHAFSITDEDDLVGGAAGGRPRGAPVKEIAFAAALLAFGALGVVAGLVMAAHRVGGDRSHGIFFTVLGVVMFIPGFYYTRVAYYAYKGYQGFSFANIPPI from the exons ATGGCGTACGTGGACCACGCCTTCTCCATCACCGACGAGGACGACCTGGTGGGCGGCGCGGCGGGGGGCCGGCCGCGCGGCGCGCCGGTCAAGGAGATCGCCTTCGCCGCCGCACTCCTCGCGTTTGGCGCGCTCGGCGTCGTCGCCGGCCTCGTCATGGCCGCCCACCGCGTCGGCGGCGACCGCTCCCACG GGATTTTCTTTACAGTGCTGGGCGTAGTGATGTTCATCCCAGGATTCTACTACACAAGAGTAGCGTATTATGCTTACAAAGGGTACCAGGGCTTTTCTTTTGCCAACATCCCTCCCATTTGA